Proteins from one Hemibagrus wyckioides isolate EC202008001 linkage group LG16, SWU_Hwy_1.0, whole genome shotgun sequence genomic window:
- the bnip3lb gene encoding BCL2 interacting protein 3 like b, whose protein sequence is MLGSLLHKLSPFRGDAMSDTAATRNTGEPGLNGSWVELELAGNSSLTSQGAAQGTPSLAQVVEEDDVIGGGLEHVPSSSSIHNGDMEKILLDAQHESSRSNSSCDSPPRPRSPQDEGQISFDVDRGENQEALEKLRDDEILMKDSDWVADWSSRPENVPPKEFHFRHPRRTVTLSMRKTGAMKKGGIFSAEFLRVFLPSLLLSHLLVLGLGVYIGKRLTTPPASSF, encoded by the exons ATGCTTGGCAGTCTCTTACACAAGCTTTCCCCGTTCAGAGGCGACGCGATGTCCGACACTGCTGCTACACGAAACACGGGAGAGCCGGGATTAAACG GCTCGTGGGTGGAGCTGGAGTTAGCCGGTAATTCATCGCTGACGTCACAGGGCGCCGCCCAGGGCACGCCCAGTCTGGCCCAGGTTGTGGAAGAGGATGACGTGATCGGCGGAGGGCTGGAACACGtgccttcttcttcctccatcCACAACGGAGACATGGAGAAGATCCTGCTGGACGCACAGCACGAGTCCAGCCGTAGCAACTCCTCCTGTGACAG CCCACCGCGACCCCGCAGTCCACAGGATGAAGGTCAGATCAGCTTTGACGTGGACAGAGGAGAAAACCAG gaggcaCTGGAGAAGTTGAGGGATGATGAAATTCTAATGAAGGACTCGGACTGGGTGGCCGACTGGTCCAGCAGACCTGAGAACGTTCCTCCAAA GGAATTCCATTTCCGGCACCCTCGCAGGACCGTGACGCTCAGCATGCGGAAAACTGGAGCTATGAAGAAAGGAGGGATCTTCTCTGCCGAGTTCCTCCGAGTGTTCCTCCCCTCACTGCTGCTTTCACACTTACTGGTCCTGGGACTCGG ggTGTATATCGGGAAGAGGTTGACCACGCCCCCTGCCAGCTCCTTTTAA